The Aphis gossypii isolate Hap1 chromosome 3, ASM2018417v2, whole genome shotgun sequence genome includes a region encoding these proteins:
- the LOC114130097 gene encoding uncharacterized protein LOC114130097: MYFSYIFCYALLVALASSKTFTPPDILWLDENEVCKTSLVPGKAHVCKIIDDCKTAIQDIRDNVKYPKICSFKGKMPVVCCAPETVTREERLAIDKDTPKISPGITLHFDSYKDGLLEDNLITYSRPRRQILS, from the exons ATGTACTTCTCATACATTTTCTGCTATGCTCTGCTCGTTGCATTGGCCTCTTCAAAGACATTCACTCCACCCGACATATTGTGGTTGGACGAAA ACGAAGTCTGTAAAACAAGTTTAGTTCCGGGTAAAGCTCATGTGTGCAAAATAATAGACGACTGCAAAACAGCCATTCAGGACATTAGGGACAATGTAAAGTACCCGAAAATTTGCAGTTTCAAAGGAAAAATGCCAGTGGTATGTTGCGCGCCAGAGACTGTAACCAGAGAAGAAAGACTAGCCATAGATAAAGATACTCCGAAAATTTCACCAGGAATAACAC tgcaTTTCGATAGTTACAAAGATGGATTGCTCGAAGATAATCTCATCACCTACTCTCGACCTCGTCGTCAAATTTTATCATGA
- the LOC126550847 gene encoding uncharacterized protein LOC126550847, with translation MTDYAQEFMEMTEAAKTMIPLMRDMDDRSIVDKWITRVKSLQSKDVNVLKHRNNFLKYFMGIIKRTIAETGQSPACCMWGKPEPGPFDKQMPPPKPLPYQCHWTPDKRTYVAIQPLPNRGAMVYMAVAEKPELGWEFPKKEK, from the exons atgacagACTACGCACAAGAATTTATGGAAATGACAGAAGCTGCTAAAACTATGATACCTTTGATGCGAGACATGgatg ATAGGTCTATAGTCGATAAATGGATCACTAGAGTGAAGTCTCTGCAGAGTAAGGACGTGAACGTATTGAAACACCGgaacaattttttgaaatatttcatggGAATCATCAAGCGGACGATTGCCGAGACCGGACAATCGCCGGCGTGTTGCATGTGGGGA AAACCTGAACCCGGACCTTTCGACAAGCAAATGCCTCCGCCTAAACCTCTGCCATATCAGTGCCACTGGACGCCGGATAAACGAACTTACGTAGCCATTCAACCACTGCCAAATCGAGGAGCAATGGTGTATATGGCTGTGGCAGAGAAACCTGAACTCGGCTGGGAATTCCCtaagaaagaaaaataa